Proteins encoded together in one Pseudoalteromonas xiamenensis window:
- a CDS encoding sigma-54-dependent transcriptional regulator has translation MKTVLLVDDDDQFVQIAARILEHLGCLCDISLSVEEAQALLQHQHYDHLFIDFMLPDGSGLHLVDWLRKQGSQVPVTLISGHPSVKTALEKLCVDGITHLLKPLIAEDFASILSPKKKPVTTSKLHFGCLIGDSPAMNQLYDLIARVAKTNANVMLQGESGVGKEMVAQAIHNSSEVEGKYVGVNCGAIAKELIGSELFGHEKGAFTGAVSQKMGVFEQANKGTLFLDEVTEMPIDLQPNLLRVLETNSLTRVGGTSVIKTNCRIISATNRTMEELASQNVIREDIYFRLAVFPITIPPLRDRKEDIPLLVAFFLDKFNQQGNTRYEVSEQDLEKLSFYDWPGNVRELKHCVHRAYILADQTTNKLVFDNAFSSPFSVFSSQRSEPSLNELSNNIVAPSSGSTLHNVQAGKTIEEVEKALIFETLKSVDGNKTSAAKMLGISTKTLYNRLTSYQITE, from the coding sequence GTGAAAACCGTTTTATTAGTGGATGATGACGATCAGTTTGTTCAAATAGCGGCACGTATATTGGAACATCTAGGGTGCCTGTGCGACATATCATTAAGTGTGGAAGAAGCGCAAGCACTGCTCCAACATCAACATTACGATCATCTCTTCATCGATTTCATGCTGCCAGATGGCAGTGGACTCCATCTTGTGGATTGGTTACGAAAGCAAGGGAGTCAAGTTCCAGTGACGCTCATTTCCGGGCACCCATCTGTAAAAACAGCGCTTGAAAAGTTGTGTGTAGATGGCATCACTCATTTATTGAAGCCTCTCATTGCGGAAGACTTCGCGAGTATTTTGTCTCCCAAGAAAAAACCTGTAACTACAAGCAAACTCCATTTTGGTTGTTTGATAGGCGATTCGCCGGCGATGAACCAACTTTATGACTTAATTGCGCGAGTGGCGAAAACAAATGCTAATGTCATGCTTCAGGGAGAAAGTGGGGTAGGTAAGGAAATGGTTGCGCAGGCTATTCACAATTCCAGTGAAGTTGAAGGGAAATATGTTGGCGTTAACTGCGGCGCAATTGCAAAAGAATTAATCGGCAGCGAGCTGTTTGGGCATGAAAAAGGTGCCTTTACAGGCGCAGTATCGCAAAAAATGGGTGTGTTTGAACAGGCGAATAAGGGGACATTATTCCTTGATGAAGTGACGGAAATGCCGATTGATTTGCAGCCGAACCTACTTAGGGTTTTGGAAACTAATTCTCTCACCCGAGTTGGCGGCACGTCAGTAATAAAAACAAATTGCCGTATAATTTCCGCGACAAACCGCACAATGGAAGAACTGGCGAGCCAAAATGTGATCCGGGAAGATATTTATTTCCGACTTGCCGTTTTTCCTATCACGATTCCGCCGTTGAGAGATCGCAAAGAAGATATCCCTCTGTTGGTCGCATTTTTCCTCGACAAATTTAATCAACAAGGAAACACGCGGTATGAAGTAAGCGAACAAGATCTGGAAAAACTGAGTTTCTATGATTGGCCAGGTAATGTTCGCGAGCTAAAGCATTGTGTTCATCGGGCTTATATTTTGGCCGATCAGACCACAAATAAGCTGGTGTTTGACAACGCATTTTCATCCCCCTTTTCAGTGTTTTCCTCACAGCGATCTGAGCCTAGTCTCAATGAGTTATCAAATAATATCGTGGCACCTTCATCGGGGTCCACTTTGCACAATGTGCAGGCAGGGAAAACGATAGAAGAAGTTGAAAAGGCGCTTATTTTTGAAACACTGAAATCGGTGGATGGCAACAAGACTTCTGCAGCTAAGATGCTTGGGATAAGTACAAAAACACTGTACAACCGTCTTACAAGTTATCAAATCACAGAATAA
- a CDS encoding diacylglycerol kinase family protein, whose protein sequence is MFKYNLVISLLLALCVVFFKNSWLVYPLLWAFSAVALISAAYLFNRPTIFRKRSTGEIPLLVKIVLLPYLFVAQSYNWIVCRQKGHVACSKLSENVFVASRLSTSDVPMLRAEGISAILDVTAEYDGLNLSQSDEGFFYLNIPILDHHIPSPAQLAQALAWIEVMHSESRRVVVHCALGRGRSVFVCAAYFLAQSASSNTDTVMESIQQHRIKARLNKQQRRALTALHQNDLLQHKERLGMLVNPVAGGGKWMKYENDILGYLTTRYRLVIAKTQVDKTPRESAQLLFNEHELDVFVAGGGDGTLAAASEVAMENQCTFGILPLGTANSLAHVLQGVVTKFDPIDRACRTLLFGKLQNIDTIECNGITMLLVAAIGIEAKMIADSDRESKNEQGQFAYIRHFMNALLDNDHIQVRVTVDENKTQVVHCASLVVANAAPKVTILAQGGRTEPDYQDGQLDVTIVPHRENVQDYLSVAQVLLGEKPSNDNTVRHFCCKKVHLQFQEKLNVAIDGEVHQFDKMSFEIRPKSLVMMVPSA, encoded by the coding sequence ATGTTCAAATACAATCTTGTTATCTCATTATTGTTGGCTTTATGTGTAGTCTTCTTTAAAAACTCTTGGCTTGTTTATCCGTTGCTCTGGGCATTCAGTGCTGTAGCGCTCATATCAGCAGCTTATTTATTTAATCGGCCAACCATTTTTAGAAAGCGTAGTACTGGTGAAATACCACTTTTAGTAAAAATCGTTTTACTGCCTTACCTGTTTGTCGCTCAATCCTACAATTGGATTGTTTGCAGACAAAAAGGTCATGTAGCCTGTTCAAAGTTAAGCGAAAACGTCTTTGTTGCGAGCCGACTTTCAACATCGGATGTGCCAATGCTGAGAGCCGAGGGGATCTCAGCCATATTAGATGTTACCGCTGAATACGATGGTCTTAACTTAAGTCAAAGCGATGAAGGATTTTTCTACCTCAATATTCCCATTCTCGATCATCATATTCCTAGTCCAGCTCAACTAGCGCAAGCGCTCGCTTGGATTGAAGTTATGCATAGCGAATCGCGCCGTGTTGTAGTGCACTGTGCACTTGGGCGAGGTCGCTCAGTGTTTGTCTGTGCTGCCTATTTTTTAGCGCAAAGTGCCTCTTCGAACACAGACACAGTAATGGAAAGTATTCAACAACACAGAATAAAGGCTCGTTTGAACAAACAACAACGCCGAGCCCTAACTGCTTTACATCAAAATGATCTCTTACAACATAAAGAACGGCTTGGAATGTTGGTCAATCCAGTAGCAGGCGGTGGAAAATGGATGAAGTACGAAAACGATATTCTGGGGTATTTAACCACACGCTATCGCTTAGTGATTGCTAAAACGCAGGTAGATAAAACACCCCGCGAATCGGCTCAGCTGTTGTTTAACGAGCATGAGTTAGACGTTTTTGTAGCCGGAGGTGGTGACGGCACGCTCGCTGCAGCGTCCGAAGTTGCAATGGAAAATCAATGCACATTTGGGATACTTCCACTCGGTACTGCAAACTCACTTGCTCATGTTTTACAAGGTGTGGTCACTAAATTTGATCCGATTGATAGGGCTTGTCGTACTTTACTTTTTGGTAAATTACAGAATATCGACACAATAGAGTGTAATGGCATAACCATGTTGCTCGTGGCGGCGATTGGAATTGAAGCAAAAATGATTGCCGACTCAGACCGAGAAAGTAAAAATGAGCAAGGCCAGTTCGCTTATATCCGACATTTCATGAATGCCTTGTTGGACAATGACCACATACAAGTACGGGTTACTGTGGATGAAAATAAAACGCAGGTCGTGCATTGTGCAAGTCTGGTTGTTGCGAACGCAGCACCTAAAGTCACTATTCTAGCGCAAGGAGGACGCACTGAACCGGACTATCAAGACGGTCAGTTGGACGTAACAATTGTACCTCATCGAGAAAATGTGCAAGACTACTTAAGTGTTGCTCAAGTGCTACTCGGTGAAAAACCAAGTAACGACAACACGGTGCGCCATTTTTGTTGTAAGAAAGTGCATTTGCAATTTCAAGAAAAGCTAAATGTTGCAATTGATGGCGAAGTGCATCAATTTGACAAAATGTCCTTTGAAATTAGACCAAAAAGCTTGGTTATGATGGTGCCAAGTGCGTGA
- a CDS encoding DUF2789 family protein, with translation MDTTTPSIESLFAQLGLPNGQQHIDKFVEQHWLEASISLSDAPFWTDSQKHFIEESLREDGAWSEVIDELDSMLR, from the coding sequence ATGGATACAACTACGCCTTCTATAGAGAGTTTGTTTGCCCAACTTGGTTTACCTAATGGGCAACAACACATTGATAAGTTCGTAGAGCAACATTGGCTTGAGGCCAGCATTTCATTATCTGATGCCCCTTTTTGGACAGACTCACAAAAACACTTTATTGAGGAATCGCTAAGAGAAGATGGTGCATGGAGTGAAGTAATAGATGAACTAGATAGTATGCTCAGATAG
- a CDS encoding Zn-ribbon-containing protein, producing MFVVDLTFDCYQDTTLDNAEAAINRVVNALRFNGQIIGEEFPTVLKDGFFITRVMCPEEDSLHPLNHSPFVKHSVGLLQEAGLLAPKVKVIGQDIHSNGADMCQESSCFILYTTYVHTCSPLYCGDDFQPVPLYKIPAIANGDYKALIKWQEDWQACDQIQINGATRCEFPALHEISDPTSDLSRRGLDLSKRIRYLTQKPVYYYLYRVGGESLNAELARKCPSCNGDWALPEPWFGLFNFRCDSCQLVSNLSWDFQ from the coding sequence ATGTTTGTCGTTGATTTAACCTTCGATTGCTACCAAGACACAACCTTAGACAACGCGGAAGCTGCCATAAACCGAGTGGTAAATGCACTTCGCTTTAACGGCCAAATTATTGGTGAAGAATTTCCCACGGTATTGAAAGATGGTTTCTTTATCACCAGAGTCATGTGCCCGGAGGAAGATTCTCTTCACCCACTTAACCACAGCCCTTTCGTCAAACACAGCGTTGGATTGCTGCAAGAAGCAGGGTTACTTGCACCAAAAGTGAAAGTAATTGGGCAAGATATACATTCGAACGGCGCGGATATGTGTCAGGAGTCGAGCTGTTTTATTTTGTATACGACTTACGTACACACCTGCAGTCCACTTTACTGCGGTGATGATTTCCAACCGGTACCTTTATACAAGATCCCAGCTATTGCAAACGGGGATTACAAAGCCCTCATAAAATGGCAAGAAGATTGGCAAGCATGCGATCAAATCCAAATAAACGGCGCGACGCGTTGCGAATTTCCTGCACTCCATGAGATCTCAGATCCAACGAGTGATCTATCAAGGCGTGGCTTAGATTTAAGCAAGCGTATTCGTTATTTGACTCAAAAACCAGTCTATTACTATTTGTATCGCGTTGGGGGAGAAAGCTTAAACGCCGAGCTCGCTCGCAAGTGTCCAAGCTGTAATGGCGATTGGGCTTTGCCTGAACCTTGGTTTGGTCTTTTCAATTTTCGCTGTGACAGCTGCCAACTCGTCTCAAATTTATCGTGGGATTTCCAGTAA
- the syd gene encoding SecY-interacting protein yields the protein MSETLLLQQTLNQFNQLHPTTFHDDAWPSPCEIGGVLDDEQIAWRPVVREGESLSALAKALEVQFPIALHQFYCEFFAPNIQATFEGHGIELIQPWSKDDFERLQENITGHVLMKRRLKQPETVFIGLTEQDDVLITIELATGKVCLEQLGKKPHHVLASSLEAFVEQLSIT from the coding sequence ATGTCTGAGACTTTGTTATTGCAACAAACTTTAAACCAATTTAATCAACTACACCCAACGACTTTTCATGATGATGCGTGGCCGAGTCCTTGTGAGATCGGGGGAGTTCTCGACGATGAGCAAATAGCATGGCGACCCGTAGTTCGAGAAGGTGAGTCTCTGAGCGCATTGGCCAAGGCACTAGAAGTGCAGTTTCCTATTGCACTGCATCAATTCTACTGCGAGTTTTTTGCACCTAATATTCAAGCGACCTTCGAAGGTCATGGCATCGAGTTAATTCAACCATGGTCAAAAGATGATTTTGAACGTTTGCAAGAAAACATTACAGGACATGTATTGATGAAGCGACGTTTAAAACAGCCTGAGACAGTGTTCATCGGTTTGACTGAGCAGGACGATGTACTCATTACCATAGAGCTGGCAACGGGTAAGGTGTGCCTAGAGCAACTTGGCAAAAAACCACATCATGTGCTCGCAAGCAGTCTAGAAGCGTTTGTAGAGCAGCTTTCTATTACATAA
- a CDS encoding GNAT family N-acetyltransferase, protein MNVELQTELTIRYVSPEDTNVAASLLYQAYHDDPVLRSVLDSSNETKFETKLRALIREELSSFGQGQQPMIGLYEDDRLRAVACLIEADSELQAQRYWHWRLRLMMSAGYLQTQALIDKESAIREALAPCGHYFFLAFIAVDPHVHGRGFGKALLQGLEEMILDVPAASGIGVFVTHEKHQSFFAHLGYQVHDILEFNKVRGEVMFKAIAK, encoded by the coding sequence ATGAATGTAGAATTACAGACTGAGTTAACCATTCGGTATGTGAGTCCAGAAGACACAAATGTTGCAGCGAGTTTGTTGTATCAAGCCTATCATGATGACCCAGTGCTTCGCAGTGTCTTAGATTCAAGCAATGAAACGAAGTTTGAGACGAAACTCAGGGCGTTGATCCGCGAAGAGTTGTCGAGCTTTGGACAGGGGCAGCAGCCAATGATTGGTTTGTATGAAGACGACCGATTGCGCGCGGTGGCGTGCCTAATTGAAGCGGACAGCGAGTTGCAAGCTCAGCGCTATTGGCACTGGCGATTACGATTGATGATGAGTGCGGGATATCTGCAAACTCAAGCCCTTATAGACAAAGAATCGGCAATTCGAGAAGCTCTAGCACCATGTGGGCACTATTTCTTCCTCGCTTTTATTGCCGTAGACCCGCATGTACATGGACGAGGGTTTGGTAAAGCCCTGCTGCAAGGGTTGGAAGAAATGATCCTCGACGTACCTGCCGCGTCTGGAATTGGCGTGTTCGTTACTCATGAAAAGCATCAGTCGTTTTTCGCGCATTTGGGTTATCAGGTTCACGACATTTTGGAGTTCAATAAAGTCCGTGGCGAAGTCATGTTTAAAGCAATAGCAAAGTAA
- the queF gene encoding NADPH-dependent 7-cyano-7-deazaguanine reductase QueF (Catalyzes the NADPH-dependent reduction of 7-cyano-7-deazaguanine (preQ0) to 7-aminomethyl-7-deazaguanine (preQ1) in queuosine biosynthesis), which yields MTDYSNAPELKASVLGKTTEYADQYDASLLHPIARKLNRDQINVSDDALPFKGEDIWTGYELSWLNAKGKPEVAVATFAFPCTSPSIIESKSFKLYLNSFNQTRFDTFDTVKETLTRDLSKASNSNVIVNLFKADDFNCLPFGALPGECLDDLDIEVETYSPSTALLASKSDDVVTETLYSHLLKSNCLITSQPDWASIIIRYTGREICREGLLKYLISFRSHNEFHEQCVERIFCDLQNAFAFEKLEVCARYTRRGGLDINPFRSTDSATTTLNVRTNRQ from the coding sequence ATGACAGACTACAGCAACGCACCAGAACTAAAAGCCTCCGTTTTAGGTAAAACGACGGAATATGCAGACCAGTACGACGCCTCATTGTTACACCCTATCGCAAGAAAGCTAAATCGCGATCAAATCAACGTGAGTGATGACGCATTACCATTTAAAGGTGAAGACATTTGGACAGGCTATGAACTTTCTTGGTTAAATGCAAAAGGAAAACCTGAAGTAGCTGTTGCAACGTTTGCATTTCCATGTACGAGCCCTTCGATCATTGAATCTAAGTCATTTAAATTATATCTAAACAGTTTCAATCAAACACGCTTTGATACTTTTGATACCGTAAAAGAAACACTTACACGTGATCTATCAAAAGCATCAAATTCAAATGTTATTGTGAACCTGTTCAAAGCAGACGATTTTAACTGTCTTCCTTTTGGTGCATTACCTGGGGAGTGTCTTGATGACCTTGATATTGAAGTTGAAACCTATTCGCCATCCACAGCGTTATTGGCGTCAAAGAGTGATGATGTCGTTACTGAAACGCTGTATAGCCACTTGCTTAAGTCAAACTGTCTGATCACCTCCCAACCCGATTGGGCGAGTATCATAATTCGTTATACCGGACGAGAAATTTGCCGAGAAGGCTTATTGAAATACCTGATTTCATTCCGAAGCCATAACGAGTTTCATGAGCAATGCGTGGAGCGGATTTTTTGTGACTTGCAAAATGCTTTTGCTTTTGAAAAGTTAGAAGTATGTGCTCGATACACTCGTCGTGGTGGATTAGACATCAACCCGTTTCGATCAACAGACAGTGCAACGACGACACTGAACGTTCGCACTAATCGCCAATAA
- a CDS encoding translocation/assembly module TamB domain-containing protein gives MKNRQLKKLFTLFGYSFVAIATILFCIVFTIPGNKAIAWVVNHTVSGITISQLESRFYDDEPFALSYHSEELDLELTDLAIDLSPRGIVNWKIRAKLGEGSVTIRNSQAAQSSENSLNESASVITLPNVFLDLNVLVEKFNYADQNNELQIKHTEFEASIKQSEVNIKRINIADIALQQNKKPDEPEQTRFIKVPKLELPSSLPIAFDVFLSTASVEQIRVTSNSENGEVSPLVIRSVKANIALKDNVASVKNASLSIDDASISMSGSGSLSMVDFHTQIKGNGHTLTADLQGPWNAVNLSLTSEANHQGMLHARVNPLEDNWPFQAKLNFGTWQDLPFITLPELSSLTGTVELEGKVDGYQGNANLSAVHEKLGDLSLQTAFSGSLTQFSSAETVIVSDFVNAKVNFSLGVDKGLSLEGGIQWQNLRVAKFVPYQTDLSGHMAFQLITSDKGYSINVNDFSTEGNAEGLPLDAKLSASVNENFDVNIRSLDATLGQSKVALSGLVADKLDIKGDWDIDLSPTTALPYTLIGKGSLKVNGTRVLPRLFLDATFTQMSSPDFELNDVVAFVDFNEKGKEALNVRFETHNGVVQDIKIDSVTAHALGTLKEHNIDIKVQTELGGLNSSIAGKYLSNRWSAKLSQSVLKLNGHNFIQSETANLMVAKEGDFTVSPLCFKSEKDTFCLDSKRDSAAQLFNANVKLDDINLAIVKDFMPKDINILGHLSGKASYQAKGNQETSLLATLTSENTTVLVSQEGILNAVDFGTIDLDVKGSGAKINVQLQNKLSPLGHVFANIETQLGQTKPSLNAELVLNGINLGYLDPMLTQLLNREFKLQGDLSGDVKVQGEMESPQFFGDLRVTGLAAQNERSPVKLNDSELAINLNGQSMQVHGALKDLEAGTLNLDGDVNWQDTLNLAMRVNGKSFWLRPQEGVEFKVDTDVRLDWTGDQATLQGNVTVPYGRIAIKSLPEDAIAVSSDQVFVDEAELETESLPVKYDISLQVAVVDDVKIDSFGLKSYLNGSLLINKQNDTPLVGSGELSLVQGQFRAFGQDLIISKGQVGFSGALDKPFLHVNAIRNPQTTQDGVIAGVQLTGLATEPELTVYSEPAMDQAQALSYLLNGRPLGGDDADKSVLLANLLISQGLGRSEGLLQKVGSGVGLQDVNVGTKGSGVDTQVELTGFLTPSVQVRYSVGVFDSLSEIAVRYQIMSKLYVEITSGLYNSIDLLYRFDWE, from the coding sequence ATGAACCTTTTGCTCTTTCCTATCACAGCGAAGAGCTAGATCTTGAACTTACGGATCTTGCTATCGATCTTTCACCACGTGGAATAGTTAACTGGAAAATCCGAGCTAAGTTAGGTGAAGGCAGCGTAACTATTCGCAACAGCCAAGCAGCTCAATCAAGTGAAAATAGCCTAAACGAATCTGCATCGGTCATTACATTGCCAAATGTTTTTCTCGATTTGAATGTTTTGGTGGAAAAGTTCAATTATGCTGACCAAAACAACGAGTTGCAGATCAAGCACACCGAGTTTGAAGCAAGCATAAAGCAATCAGAAGTAAATATTAAACGTATTAACATTGCGGACATTGCACTACAACAAAATAAAAAGCCCGACGAGCCTGAACAAACAAGGTTCATAAAAGTGCCTAAATTAGAGCTACCCTCATCGCTGCCTATTGCATTTGATGTTTTCTTATCCACAGCCTCTGTCGAACAGATCCGTGTAACGTCGAACAGTGAAAATGGCGAAGTCTCTCCGCTCGTTATCCGTTCTGTAAAGGCGAATATTGCACTTAAGGACAACGTTGCGAGTGTCAAAAATGCCTCGTTGAGTATTGATGATGCCTCAATCTCGATGAGTGGATCTGGTTCATTATCTATGGTGGACTTCCATACACAGATAAAAGGAAACGGTCACACCCTTACAGCTGACCTTCAGGGCCCTTGGAACGCCGTAAATCTATCTTTAACCAGCGAAGCAAACCATCAGGGAATGCTGCATGCCCGTGTTAACCCGCTTGAAGACAATTGGCCATTTCAAGCGAAGCTAAACTTTGGTACTTGGCAGGATCTGCCTTTTATCACGCTGCCAGAGCTGAGTTCGCTAACGGGAACGGTCGAATTGGAAGGCAAAGTTGACGGCTATCAAGGCAATGCAAATTTGTCAGCGGTGCATGAAAAGCTCGGTGATTTGTCTTTGCAAACGGCTTTTTCAGGTTCACTTACTCAGTTCTCGTCAGCCGAAACGGTGATTGTAAGTGATTTCGTGAATGCAAAGGTTAACTTTAGTTTGGGGGTCGATAAAGGCCTAAGTCTTGAGGGCGGTATACAATGGCAAAACCTAAGAGTTGCTAAATTTGTGCCCTATCAAACTGATTTGTCGGGACATATGGCGTTTCAACTTATTACCTCTGACAAAGGTTACTCAATTAATGTCAACGATTTTTCGACAGAAGGTAATGCGGAAGGGTTGCCATTGGATGCGAAGTTGAGTGCGTCAGTAAACGAAAACTTCGATGTTAATATTCGCTCGCTAGATGCAACATTGGGTCAGAGCAAAGTAGCTTTATCTGGTTTAGTGGCGGATAAATTAGACATTAAGGGTGATTGGGATATCGATTTAAGCCCGACTACCGCTCTGCCTTATACGTTGATAGGAAAAGGGTCATTAAAAGTAAATGGGACACGTGTTTTACCTCGTCTTTTTCTAGACGCCACCTTTACACAGATGTCTTCACCTGATTTTGAACTCAATGATGTTGTTGCCTTTGTTGATTTTAATGAGAAAGGCAAAGAGGCGTTGAATGTGCGATTTGAAACACATAATGGCGTGGTTCAAGACATTAAGATTGATTCAGTCACAGCTCATGCACTAGGCACCTTAAAGGAACATAACATTGATATTAAGGTGCAAACTGAGTTGGGCGGGCTTAATTCAAGTATCGCAGGTAAATACCTATCAAATCGTTGGAGTGCCAAACTGAGTCAATCCGTATTAAAACTAAATGGGCACAATTTTATTCAGAGCGAAACGGCGAATCTGATGGTTGCAAAAGAAGGGGATTTCACCGTATCACCTCTGTGCTTTAAATCAGAGAAAGATACTTTCTGCTTGGATTCAAAGCGCGACAGTGCAGCACAGTTGTTTAATGCAAATGTAAAGTTGGATGACATCAATTTAGCCATAGTGAAGGACTTCATGCCTAAGGATATTAATATCCTGGGGCATTTGTCGGGCAAGGCAAGCTATCAGGCGAAAGGCAATCAAGAAACGTCATTGTTAGCTACTTTAACGAGTGAGAACACAACGGTATTGGTGTCACAAGAAGGCATTTTAAATGCGGTTGATTTCGGTACGATTGATTTAGATGTAAAAGGCAGCGGCGCGAAAATAAATGTGCAACTGCAAAATAAGCTGAGTCCTTTAGGTCATGTTTTCGCAAATATTGAAACCCAGCTTGGGCAAACTAAACCATCGCTTAATGCGGAGCTTGTACTTAACGGCATCAATTTAGGCTACCTAGACCCAATGCTTACCCAGCTTCTAAATCGTGAATTTAAATTACAAGGTGATTTATCGGGTGATGTAAAAGTACAAGGAGAGATGGAGTCTCCACAGTTCTTTGGTGATTTGCGTGTTACTGGCCTTGCTGCACAAAATGAGCGAAGCCCTGTAAAACTAAATGACTCAGAACTTGCAATTAATCTTAATGGGCAATCGATGCAAGTGCATGGTGCACTTAAAGATTTGGAAGCTGGAACGCTTAATCTCGATGGTGATGTGAATTGGCAGGATACATTGAACCTGGCCATGCGGGTAAACGGCAAGTCTTTTTGGTTACGTCCACAAGAAGGAGTCGAATTTAAAGTGGATACGGATGTTCGTCTAGATTGGACTGGCGATCAAGCGACCCTGCAGGGCAACGTGACAGTCCCCTACGGGCGAATTGCCATAAAGTCGTTACCAGAAGACGCGATTGCCGTTTCATCGGATCAAGTCTTCGTAGATGAAGCCGAATTGGAAACCGAATCTCTACCAGTGAAATATGATATTTCACTGCAAGTAGCCGTCGTGGATGATGTGAAAATCGATTCTTTTGGTCTAAAAAGTTACTTAAATGGGAGTTTGTTAATCAATAAACAAAACGACACACCTCTGGTGGGGAGTGGAGAGTTGTCTTTGGTGCAAGGTCAATTTCGTGCGTTTGGACAAGACTTAATTATCAGCAAAGGCCAAGTTGGGTTTAGTGGCGCATTAGATAAACCTTTCCTTCACGTAAATGCCATACGTAATCCACAAACTACCCAAGATGGTGTTATCGCGGGCGTACAGTTAACAGGTCTTGCAACAGAACCCGAATTAACCGTGTACTCGGAACCTGCGATGGACCAAGCGCAGGCGCTATCCTACCTATTAAATGGAAGACCATTAGGTGGTGATGATGCGGATAAAAGCGTGTTACTCGCAAACTTGTTGATAAGCCAAGGCCTTGGCCGAAGTGAGGGCTTATTACAAAAAGTGGGAAGCGGGGTCGGTTTGCAAGATGTAAATGTCGGTACTAAAGGCTCAGGGGTCGATACACAAGTTGAGTTGACTGGCTTTCTAACCCCAAGTGTGCAGGTAAGGTACAGTGTTGGGGTGTTTGACTCGTTGAGTGAGATTGCTGTGCGCTACCAGATTATGTCTAAATTGTATGTTGAAATTACGAGCGGCTTATACAACAGTATCGACCTGCTGTACCGTTTCGATTGGGAATAG
- a CDS encoding histidine kinase: MDDTMKQDELLHDVRKTLNQISMNAELLKLINSTGPENEEIQGIADNILKSVLDCSELLKALNSKEAR; this comes from the coding sequence ATGGATGACACCATGAAGCAGGATGAACTCTTGCATGATGTCAGAAAGACACTCAATCAAATTTCGATGAACGCGGAGCTGTTAAAACTGATCAACTCAACTGGACCTGAAAATGAAGAAATACAAGGCATCGCCGATAACATCTTAAAAAGTGTGTTGGATTGCAGTGAGTTACTTAAAGCGCTTAACTCCAAGGAAGCGCGATGA
- a CDS encoding peptidylprolyl isomerase has product MNGFKSIIAAALMVSSQQAYCHLSPHEIIQKAPPTAWRTVDNENVLRITLPSGHVYVELNPELAPGHVGNIKALAREGFYKGLSVYRFVEGFVAQGGDAEESKTPKIGKKAIPSEFALSTKQPLAINKLGYKDGYSATTGFYHGFAVAQNAEGTKTWQTHCTGAFAMARGDGPDTGGTEFYITLAPQRYLDLNITVFGRVLAGMEHVQKLDREAVEGKVFNPITDVVVLNDVASSDNTKFQVMNTESDDFSALIKARAHRPEAWFLTRPDFTDVCSVAIPTKRLEKV; this is encoded by the coding sequence ATGAACGGATTTAAATCAATTATCGCCGCAGCGCTGATGGTGAGTTCTCAACAAGCCTACTGTCATTTGTCGCCTCATGAAATTATTCAAAAAGCGCCACCAACTGCATGGCGTACAGTAGACAATGAAAACGTGTTACGGATCACTCTTCCTAGCGGTCATGTGTATGTGGAGTTAAACCCTGAGTTAGCGCCTGGTCATGTGGGCAACATCAAAGCGCTTGCACGAGAAGGCTTTTATAAGGGACTTAGCGTTTATCGATTTGTTGAAGGCTTTGTCGCGCAAGGTGGTGATGCCGAGGAATCTAAAACACCTAAAATAGGTAAAAAAGCCATTCCTAGTGAATTTGCGTTGTCTACTAAGCAACCGCTTGCTATCAATAAATTGGGTTATAAAGATGGCTATTCGGCAACGACCGGTTTTTATCATGGCTTTGCCGTCGCGCAGAATGCAGAGGGCACAAAAACGTGGCAAACACATTGCACAGGAGCATTTGCAATGGCCCGTGGTGATGGACCTGATACGGGCGGAACGGAGTTTTATATCACTCTAGCGCCTCAGCGATATCTTGATCTGAATATCACGGTTTTTGGACGTGTGTTAGCGGGCATGGAGCACGTTCAAAAATTGGACCGAGAAGCGGTAGAAGGTAAGGTGTTTAACCCAATCACTGATGTGGTTGTTTTGAACGATGTTGCATCATCGGATAATACCAAATTTCAGGTAATGAACACGGAATCGGATGATTTTAGTGCATTAATTAAAGCCAGAGCACATCGGCCAGAAGCGTGGTTTTTAACTAGACCAGATTTTACGGATGTTTGTTCCGTTGCAATACCAACCAAACGCTTAGAAAAAGTATAA